A window from Chryseobacterium vaccae encodes these proteins:
- a CDS encoding TonB-dependent receptor plug domain-containing protein, with the protein MKNKNTILSASVLFFLGSFAFGQEKEKDSLKTNNVEEVVVLGSRAGARSKVDSPVPVDVFNIKEASVVLPQSTIGQILNSLAPSFTSTIQTNSDGTDHLDPAQLRGLGPDQVLVLVNGKRRHTSALVNVNGTPGRGTVGTDLNAIPSFALNRIEVLRDGASAQYGSDAIAGVINLELKKDTGKLTGQVSYGGNLTPTANDHTGNFDGQNIQLDLNYGNKIGNKGGFYNITWSSQFRDPTSRAGAESGSIYNAYNAIEKRALNDGVNLSSLFSNINNTPNSQQLIDYIHQYSQGVGYFSAAQQSAIQNTSIIQDIKDAQGNVIQKGLQSLLNFDVTDQELAYRGLTRKDFNMQVGQSKLNNHQLFANIEVPVSDDWKVYSFGGYSIRHGVSGGFYRKPNQSRTFTGLYADGYLPQIGTDIQDLSLAAGIKGKWNGWHIDLSNTFGQNSFTYNIRNTGNTSLRFNSPRDFNAGGLRFSQNTINLDFSKKYDVWNGINVAFGGEHRYENFKITAGEEASYATYDVSGNIWNNNSPRPTDFFGNALPGGSQVFGGFKPVNAVDKNRQSVAAYADVEFNFTNWLLVDAAARYENYSDFGSTFNYKLASRIKVAPNFNVRLAGSTGFRAPSIHQIYYNVTSTLFTNSQLLEVGTFSNDSRIAELLGIPKLKQETSKSASVGFTYRIPSANLSVTADGYFTKIDNRVILTDQFLRANVPTAAQEAFDAENVSGAQFFTNAIDTETKGVDVVIAHNIRVSGLKLDNSFAVNLSQTKRVGNIHSSGLLQSANLENTYFSEKSRVYLEEAVPRVKASLSHTLSWKNASFYLRNTYFGKVTGADIIDANGDGIVGPNEHQQITAKIITDLSLAYQFTKNVGLTVGVNNLFDIYPTRNLTASTNNDQFVYSRSTSQFGQNGRYVFSRLSFNF; encoded by the coding sequence ATGAAAAATAAAAATACCATCTTATCAGCTTCCGTCTTATTTTTTCTGGGAAGTTTTGCTTTCGGGCAGGAAAAAGAAAAAGACAGTCTGAAAACAAATAATGTAGAAGAAGTCGTGGTTCTGGGCTCAAGAGCGGGAGCCAGATCAAAAGTCGACAGCCCGGTTCCTGTGGATGTATTCAATATCAAAGAGGCTTCTGTAGTTCTTCCGCAATCAACTATAGGACAGATACTGAACTCGCTGGCTCCGTCTTTTACTTCTACCATTCAGACGAATTCTGATGGAACAGATCACTTAGACCCCGCCCAGCTGAGAGGATTGGGACCTGATCAGGTTTTGGTTCTGGTGAATGGAAAAAGAAGACACACTTCAGCACTGGTGAATGTGAACGGAACTCCGGGAAGGGGAACGGTAGGAACCGACCTTAATGCCATTCCTTCATTTGCCCTGAACAGAATTGAAGTGCTTCGTGACGGAGCTTCTGCCCAGTATGGATCAGATGCCATTGCCGGAGTTATTAATTTGGAATTAAAAAAAGATACGGGAAAGCTGACGGGACAGGTAAGCTACGGCGGAAATTTAACACCAACAGCGAATGACCATACCGGAAATTTTGACGGCCAGAATATTCAGCTAGATCTTAATTATGGAAACAAAATCGGGAATAAAGGCGGTTTTTATAATATTACCTGGTCTTCACAGTTCAGAGATCCTACTTCCAGAGCAGGAGCAGAAAGCGGATCCATCTATAATGCCTATAATGCCATTGAAAAACGAGCGCTGAACGACGGGGTAAATCTTTCTTCTCTGTTCAGCAATATCAACAATACCCCAAATTCACAGCAGCTTATTGATTATATTCACCAATATTCACAGGGAGTAGGTTATTTCAGCGCGGCACAGCAGAGTGCAATTCAAAATACATCGATTATCCAGGATATAAAGGATGCCCAGGGAAATGTGATCCAGAAAGGACTTCAGTCCTTGCTGAATTTTGATGTTACCGATCAGGAACTGGCTTACAGAGGGCTAACAAGGAAAGATTTCAATATGCAGGTTGGCCAGTCTAAGCTGAACAATCACCAGCTTTTTGCCAATATAGAAGTTCCGGTAAGTGATGACTGGAAAGTGTATTCATTTGGCGGATACAGCATAAGACACGGTGTTTCAGGAGGATTTTACAGAAAGCCTAATCAGAGCAGAACGTTCACAGGATTGTATGCAGACGGTTATCTGCCACAGATCGGAACAGATATTCAGGATTTATCACTTGCAGCCGGAATCAAAGGAAAATGGAACGGCTGGCATATTGATTTAAGTAATACCTTCGGACAGAATTCATTTACCTATAACATCAGAAATACAGGAAATACTTCTTTAAGATTTAATTCTCCAAGAGATTTTAATGCCGGAGGGCTAAGGTTTTCCCAAAATACCATCAATTTAGATTTCTCTAAAAAATATGATGTCTGGAATGGGATTAATGTCGCTTTCGGAGGAGAACATCGCTATGAAAATTTCAAAATAACAGCAGGAGAAGAAGCTTCCTATGCAACCTATGATGTTTCCGGAAATATATGGAATAACAACAGCCCGAGACCTACGGATTTTTTCGGAAATGCACTTCCGGGAGGATCTCAGGTGTTTGGAGGATTCAAGCCGGTGAATGCTGTAGATAAAAACAGGCAATCAGTAGCAGCCTATGCGGATGTGGAGTTCAATTTTACGAACTGGCTTTTGGTGGATGCAGCAGCGAGATATGAGAATTATTCAGATTTTGGATCAACTTTCAATTATAAATTAGCTTCAAGAATAAAAGTAGCGCCCAATTTCAATGTAAGATTGGCCGGATCTACAGGGTTCAGAGCACCATCTATTCACCAGATCTACTATAATGTAACATCTACTTTGTTTACGAACAGCCAGCTTCTGGAAGTAGGTACATTCAGCAATGATTCAAGAATTGCAGAATTACTGGGAATTCCCAAGCTGAAGCAGGAAACGTCCAAATCGGCAAGTGTAGGATTTACTTACAGAATTCCATCCGCGAACTTATCAGTTACAGCAGACGGATATTTTACAAAAATAGACAACAGAGTTATTCTTACCGATCAGTTCTTAAGAGCCAACGTACCAACAGCAGCTCAGGAAGCTTTTGATGCGGAAAATGTAAGTGGCGCCCAGTTTTTCACCAATGCCATTGATACCGAAACAAAAGGCGTAGATGTTGTGATTGCTCATAATATAAGAGTTTCAGGATTGAAACTGGATAACAGTTTTGCCGTAAATCTCAGCCAGACCAAGAGAGTAGGAAATATTCATTCTTCCGGATTACTGCAGTCTGCCAACCTTGAAAATACTTATTTTTCTGAAAAATCAAGAGTATATCTGGAAGAAGCAGTTCCAAGGGTAAAAGCCAGTTTGTCGCATACCCTTTCATGGAAAAATGCCAGTTTCTATCTTAGAAATACCTATTTCGGAAAAGTAACCGGAGCAGATATTATTGATGCCAATGGCGATGGAATTGTGGGGCCTAACGAGCACCAGCAGATCACGGCCAAAATTATTACGGATCTTTCACTAGCCTATCAGTTTACAAAAAATGTAGGATTGACTGTAGGGGTAAATAACCTGTTCGATATTTATCCAACCAGAAACCTTACTGCATCTACCAACAATGATCAGTTTGTGTATTCGCGTTCTACTTCACAGTTCGGGCAGAACGGAAGATATGTGTTCTCCAGACTTAGTTTCAACTTTTAA
- the tenA gene encoding thiaminase II has product MKWSEHTWQVIEERYQSILDMPFIKELSNGTLPQEKFRFYMAQDSLYLEHFGRTLSLIAAKIQDIHEVLAFMRFAENAIVVENALHESYFVDFGVTDKGILQPACHHYIHFLRSTAALEAIEVAIAAVLPCFWIYREVGNYILSLPKTNHNPYQKWIDTYGGDEFSVAVDHAIAICDKAAKNSTEETRKKMTEAFVMSSRMEFHFWEAAYNLKMWK; this is encoded by the coding sequence ATGAAATGGTCTGAACACACCTGGCAGGTTATAGAAGAACGGTATCAATCTATTCTGGATATGCCTTTTATTAAAGAATTATCAAACGGTACCCTTCCTCAGGAAAAGTTCCGCTTTTATATGGCTCAGGATTCTTTATATCTTGAACACTTTGGGCGGACACTTTCATTAATTGCTGCAAAAATTCAGGATATTCATGAAGTACTGGCTTTCATGAGGTTTGCTGAAAATGCTATTGTGGTAGAAAATGCCTTACATGAATCTTATTTCGTGGATTTTGGCGTTACGGATAAAGGTATTTTACAGCCTGCCTGCCATCATTATATCCATTTTCTGAGAAGCACTGCCGCTCTGGAAGCTATAGAAGTGGCTATTGCTGCAGTATTGCCCTGTTTCTGGATTTACAGGGAAGTCGGGAATTATATTTTAAGCCTGCCTAAGACCAATCATAATCCTTACCAGAAGTGGATTGATACTTATGGCGGTGATGAATTTTCCGTGGCTGTAGATCATGCTATCGCGATTTGTGATAAAGCTGCTAAAAACAGTACGGAGGAAACCCGGAAAAAAATGACCGAAGCATTTGTCATGTCATCAAGAATGGAGTTTCATTTCTGGGAAGCTGCCTATAATTTGAAAATGTGGAAATAA
- the thiD gene encoding bifunctional hydroxymethylpyrimidine kinase/phosphomethylpyrimidine kinase, protein MKKYKYPSVLTIAGFDGSGGAGIQADIKTASALGCFSTSVLTALPVQNTQGVRKIYPVPVEAVADQIEAILDDIFPDAIKIGMVHTPQLVETIVSTLAKYKKTPLVFDPVMVATSGHRLIEKETITAIIEKLFPIADVITPNMDEAAILADTSVHTLEDLYMAGEKIKKLGCKSILLKGGHQETSTITSLYYDENEQYRSFETVKFDTNNTHGSGCTLSSAIAAYLAQGKTLYDAVSLGQQYVYQAIENGKDVQTGFGNGPLNHFFNPQKLIKNEMV, encoded by the coding sequence ATGAAAAAATATAAATACCCATCCGTATTGACGATTGCCGGATTTGACGGAAGCGGCGGTGCAGGCATTCAGGCTGATATTAAAACAGCTTCTGCTTTAGGCTGCTTTTCCACATCGGTACTAACTGCTTTACCGGTACAGAATACACAGGGAGTAAGAAAAATATATCCTGTTCCTGTAGAAGCGGTGGCAGATCAGATCGAAGCCATTCTTGATGATATTTTCCCTGATGCTATTAAAATCGGAATGGTTCATACTCCTCAATTGGTGGAAACCATTGTCTCTACTTTAGCCAAATATAAAAAAACACCCCTTGTATTTGATCCTGTCATGGTAGCTACAAGCGGACACCGTTTGATTGAGAAAGAGACCATCACCGCCATCATTGAAAAACTTTTTCCGATAGCAGATGTTATCACTCCGAATATGGATGAAGCCGCAATTCTGGCTGATACGTCTGTTCATACCCTTGAAGATTTATACATGGCAGGGGAAAAGATCAAAAAGCTGGGTTGTAAAAGCATTCTTCTTAAAGGCGGACATCAGGAAACCTCAACGATAACTTCATTGTATTACGATGAAAATGAACAGTATCGTTCTTTTGAAACGGTAAAATTCGACACCAATAACACCCACGGTTCCGGTTGTACCCTGTCCTCTGCCATCGCTGCCTATCTTGCGCAGGGTAAAACTTTGTATGATGCCGTTTCTTTGGGACAACAGTATGTATATCAGGCTATAGAAAACGGAAAAGATGTACAAACCGGCTTTGGAAATGGTCCGCTGAATCACTTTTTTAATCCTCAAAAACTTATCAAAAATGAAATGGTCTGA
- the thiE gene encoding thiamine phosphate synthase, which translates to MSLSSFPYQLYLVISEADCAGKNFLEVAEQAILGGVDVMQLREKNSSTASFLKKAQQLIEITEKYNIPLIINDNIEVAEKVNAAGIHVGNSDASPVYLRRQPLIQNKMIGYSIEYLSQLENEQTSVSDYLGISPVFKTSTKTDTITEWGLEGVAKIRNLTDKPLVAIGNIHLRNAREVINAGADCIAVVSAICSAPHPQKAAYELKNEILK; encoded by the coding sequence ATGAGCCTTTCTTCTTTTCCTTATCAGCTATATCTGGTTATTTCCGAGGCAGACTGTGCCGGAAAAAATTTTCTTGAAGTAGCTGAGCAGGCCATTCTTGGAGGGGTTGATGTTATGCAGCTGAGAGAAAAAAACAGCAGCACTGCTTCATTTCTTAAGAAAGCACAGCAGCTTATTGAAATTACAGAAAAATACAATATTCCGCTCATCATTAATGATAATATTGAAGTAGCGGAAAAAGTAAACGCAGCTGGAATTCATGTAGGTAACAGTGATGCCTCACCTGTTTATCTGAGACGACAGCCTCTCATTCAGAATAAAATGATCGGTTACTCTATTGAATACCTTTCACAGCTTGAAAACGAACAGACTTCAGTGTCTGATTACTTAGGAATAAGCCCTGTCTTTAAAACCTCAACCAAAACGGATACCATAACGGAATGGGGACTTGAAGGAGTGGCAAAGATCAGAAACCTTACTGATAAACCATTGGTTGCCATCGGTAATATTCATCTGAGAAATGCAAGAGAAGTTATCAACGCCGGTGCGGACTGCATTGCTGTTGTTTCTGCGATTTGCAGTGCTCCCCATCCTCAAAAGGCAGCCTATGAATTAAAAAATGAAATTTTAAAATGA
- the thiM gene encoding hydroxyethylthiazole kinase — MEKILWEQVQLVRQKSPLVHSITNYVVMNNTANALLAAGASPIMAHAKSEIREMVNIVHSVVINIGTLDEYWTESMLIAAETAHSINKPWILDPVGAGATSYRDDVLQQLLQYQPSVIRGNASEIIALAKANTTITKGVDSTAQSNEAVHAAQILAEQYHTTVCISGETDIILNGKQEIHIKNGHPMMTKVTGLGCSASALTGAFAGIQEDKAIATAAAMALLGISGELAVRESKGPGSLQVNLLDKLYNITEEEFFSHIKIEQK, encoded by the coding sequence ATGGAAAAAATACTTTGGGAACAGGTACAGCTTGTCAGACAAAAATCTCCTCTGGTTCACAGCATTACCAATTATGTCGTTATGAACAATACAGCCAATGCTCTTTTGGCTGCAGGAGCTTCCCCCATTATGGCGCACGCAAAATCTGAGATCCGCGAAATGGTTAATATTGTCCATTCCGTAGTTATTAATATCGGGACCCTTGATGAATACTGGACAGAATCTATGCTCATCGCTGCTGAAACCGCCCATTCCATCAATAAACCATGGATTCTGGATCCTGTAGGAGCCGGAGCTACTTCATATAGGGATGATGTTTTACAACAGCTTTTACAATATCAACCTTCGGTAATCAGAGGGAATGCTTCTGAGATCATTGCTCTTGCAAAGGCTAATACTACAATAACAAAAGGAGTAGACAGTACCGCACAAAGCAATGAAGCTGTACACGCAGCACAGATTCTCGCAGAACAATATCATACAACAGTCTGTATTTCCGGGGAAACAGATATTATTTTAAACGGAAAACAGGAAATTCATATCAAAAACGGACATCCGATGATGACCAAAGTAACGGGTCTCGGCTGTTCTGCCAGTGCATTAACAGGTGCTTTTGCTGGGATTCAGGAAGATAAGGCCATCGCCACCGCTGCGGCAATGGCATTGCTGGGTATATCGGGAGAACTGGCTGTCCGGGAAAGTAAAGGTCCTGGAAGTCTTCAGGTCAATCTTTTGGATAAATTGTACAACATTACTGAAGAAGAATTTTTCAGCCATATAAAAATTGAACAGAAATGA
- a CDS encoding alpha/beta hydrolase — protein MYSRINNISLYRFFTNLFFILFLSFSQSFFAQTFSQSPIQAPRVKSSLLPEIASVSEDIVYKTNRKGSPVALDLYVPKNTFTERFPVLIYVHGGGWIEGDKMILADDYVENTIKKLIARQYAVISINYTLLNDNTHFPLPLEDTKDAVRWVRKNAEKYNFDVNNIGLFGASAGAHLSLLAAYTPDNTYIGSPELSSYSAKVNYVIDHYGPADLNKLFHTSAGTIPVSIIGMISKKIISLQQNLVKGLSGYDINKDQQKAIEYLKTISPVNFVSDGVPTLIVQGNKDTVVPLSQSKKLHRKLKRAKVQTSLIVINNGVHSFSTTDKAYLDQMVDQMVDFIVSQKK, from the coding sequence ATGTATTCAAGAATTAATAACATATCACTTTACAGGTTTTTTACAAACCTGTTTTTTATTTTATTTTTAAGTTTTTCACAGTCTTTTTTTGCGCAGACTTTTTCACAATCTCCAATTCAGGCTCCGCGCGTAAAGAGTTCCCTGCTTCCGGAAATAGCATCGGTTTCCGAAGATATTGTATACAAAACCAATAGAAAAGGAAGTCCTGTTGCTCTGGATCTTTATGTTCCTAAAAATACTTTCACAGAACGGTTTCCGGTTTTAATCTACGTTCACGGAGGTGGATGGATAGAAGGTGATAAAATGATCCTTGCCGATGATTATGTTGAAAATACCATTAAAAAACTGATCGCCAGACAATATGCAGTGATCAGTATCAACTATACGCTCCTGAATGATAACACTCATTTCCCTTTACCATTAGAAGATACTAAAGATGCCGTAAGATGGGTCAGGAAAAATGCGGAGAAATATAATTTTGACGTCAATAACATCGGACTTTTCGGAGCTTCAGCAGGAGCTCATCTTTCACTGCTTGCGGCCTATACTCCTGATAACACTTATATCGGCAGCCCGGAACTTTCATCTTATTCTGCAAAAGTGAATTATGTGATCGATCATTATGGTCCGGCAGATCTTAATAAACTTTTTCATACCAGTGCGGGTACTATTCCGGTTTCTATCATCGGAATGATCTCTAAAAAGATCATCAGCCTGCAGCAGAATCTGGTAAAAGGACTTTCAGGATATGATATCAACAAAGATCAGCAAAAAGCCATAGAATACTTAAAAACCATATCGCCTGTTAATTTCGTTTCTGATGGAGTTCCTACTTTGATTGTACAGGGAAATAAGGATACGGTAGTTCCTTTAAGCCAGTCTAAAAAGCTGCATAGGAAATTGAAAAGAGCAAAAGTTCAGACGTCTTTAATCGTCATTAATAATGGTGTACACAGTTTTTCCACAACTGATAAAGCCTATCTGGACCAAATGGTAGATCAGATGGTAGATTTTATTGTTTCCCAGAAGAAATAA
- a CDS encoding DUF3037 domain-containing protein — protein MQEDKIYEYAVIRLVPKVEREEFFNIGLVMFSKKEKFIRVEFYLCPDKFKLMHSKLDYEDIIHNLESFKKIAEGGKDGGPIALLDIPERFRWLTAVRSSVLQTSRPHPGKSKDLETTFGKLFEELVK, from the coding sequence ATGCAAGAGGATAAAATATACGAATACGCCGTGATACGACTGGTGCCTAAAGTTGAAAGGGAAGAATTTTTCAATATCGGGCTGGTAATGTTTTCTAAAAAAGAGAAGTTCATCCGTGTGGAATTCTACCTGTGTCCTGATAAATTCAAACTGATGCACAGCAAACTCGATTATGAAGATATTATCCACAATCTGGAAAGTTTCAAAAAAATTGCTGAAGGCGGCAAAGACGGCGGACCTATTGCCCTTCTGGACATTCCTGAACGTTTCCGCTGGCTGACGGCTGTGAGAAGCTCTGTTCTACAGACTTCCAGACCACATCCCGGAAAATCCAAAGATCTGGAGACCACCTTTGGTAAGCTTTTTGAGGAGTTAGTAAAATAA
- a CDS encoding HipA family kinase produces MLDLRTVTVMRYILPLREGGSLPALAEADDDFKYVLKFRGAGHGVKMLISELLGGKITEALGLKIPELVLVNLDVDFGRTEADEEIQDLLKFSEGLNLGLHYLSGSITYDPSVKIDPLLASKIVWLDAFITNIDRTFRNTNLMMWHKELWVIDNGASFYFHHSWQNFDAAAKTPFKYVKDHVLLPQAKMLDEADAFAHTVLNDTLFRDIVNLIPEDWLHWDDADETPEEIREIYFQFLKTRLENSPIFVNEAKNARG; encoded by the coding sequence ATGCTGGATTTAAGAACAGTAACCGTAATGCGTTACATCCTTCCCCTGAGGGAAGGCGGCTCTCTTCCTGCTTTGGCAGAAGCTGACGATGATTTTAAATATGTACTGAAATTCCGTGGTGCCGGCCATGGAGTAAAAATGCTGATCTCCGAACTTTTGGGCGGAAAGATCACAGAAGCTTTAGGGCTGAAGATCCCTGAACTGGTACTGGTTAACCTGGATGTAGATTTCGGAAGAACGGAAGCCGATGAGGAAATCCAGGATCTTTTGAAATTTTCAGAAGGCCTGAATCTGGGGCTTCATTATCTTTCCGGTTCTATTACCTATGACCCCAGTGTGAAGATCGATCCGCTTCTGGCCTCTAAAATTGTATGGCTGGATGCATTTATTACGAATATAGACAGAACATTCCGAAATACCAATCTCATGATGTGGCATAAAGAACTCTGGGTGATAGACAACGGAGCTTCTTTTTACTTCCACCACTCATGGCAGAATTTTGATGCAGCAGCCAAGACACCGTTTAAGTATGTAAAAGATCATGTACTGCTCCCACAAGCCAAAATGCTGGATGAAGCAGATGCATTTGCCCATACTGTATTGAATGATACTCTTTTCAGAGACATCGTCAATCTGATCCCTGAAGACTGGCTGCATTGGGATGATGCTGATGAAACTCCTGAAGAGATCCGTGAAATCTATTTCCAGTTCCTGAAAACCAGACTGGAAAATTCCCCAATCTTTGTAAACGAAGCCAAAAATGCAAGAGGATAA
- a CDS encoding T9SS type A sorting domain-containing protein — MKKTLLFLFLISFSFIFSQTVKRVFFVGNSYTYTNNLPELVKLIAASTGDGLAYESHAIGGSRLKQHAQNPDVTSVINQGNWDYVVLQEQSQIPSFPNSYIQNEMFPYAKQLAELIKSTNACGNPIFFMTWGYKSGDATNCANGNTAVCTYEGMDDLISTRYTEMASLNESLISPVGKVWRMIRQQHPEMELYSSDGSHPSYLGSMAAAYTFYTLIFKKDPELASFNGNLTTMESQAIKSIVKNIVFNGLDTWLVSTNDVPTRFTHTISGNSVQFTNQTQNATSFLWNFGDGTISTLENPQHTYTSTGNYQVSLTTNACNKSSIKTKPVAIQTLGTKEQNIPSIHIYPNPVQDFINIDTYGKISMISLTDAAGRMLRYKLEKTVSGYTIPLNHLSSGMYLLKYKAGETEFTKKILKK, encoded by the coding sequence ATGAAAAAAACACTACTCTTTTTATTTTTAATTTCATTTTCATTCATCTTCAGTCAAACCGTAAAACGAGTTTTCTTTGTAGGAAACAGCTATACGTACACCAATAATCTGCCGGAGCTGGTAAAATTGATCGCAGCTTCTACCGGAGATGGCTTAGCCTACGAAAGCCACGCAATAGGCGGATCCCGACTGAAACAGCATGCACAAAATCCGGACGTTACTTCAGTAATCAACCAGGGAAACTGGGATTATGTAGTCTTGCAGGAGCAAAGCCAGATTCCTTCTTTCCCTAATTCATACATCCAAAATGAAATGTTTCCCTATGCAAAGCAGCTTGCAGAACTGATAAAAAGTACCAATGCCTGCGGAAATCCCATATTTTTTATGACATGGGGCTACAAAAGCGGAGATGCAACCAATTGTGCCAATGGTAATACAGCGGTATGTACTTATGAAGGGATGGATGATCTGATCTCTACCCGATATACAGAAATGGCCAGCCTTAATGAAAGCCTTATTTCTCCCGTTGGAAAAGTCTGGAGAATGATCCGACAGCAGCATCCGGAAATGGAACTTTATTCTTCAGACGGATCACACCCAAGCTATTTAGGTTCAATGGCAGCAGCTTATACTTTCTATACCCTGATATTTAAGAAAGATCCCGAACTTGCCTCTTTCAATGGAAACCTTACTACTATGGAATCGCAGGCTATAAAAAGTATTGTAAAAAATATCGTTTTCAATGGATTGGATACATGGTTGGTCAGTACCAATGATGTTCCTACACGGTTTACCCACACTATATCCGGAAATTCCGTACAGTTCACCAATCAAACACAAAATGCAACGTCTTTTCTATGGAATTTCGGAGACGGAACGATTTCAACATTGGAAAACCCTCAACATACCTATACTTCTACTGGCAATTATCAGGTGAGTCTCACCACCAATGCATGCAATAAAAGCTCAATAAAAACTAAACCTGTAGCTATTCAGACGCTTGGAACAAAAGAACAGAATATACCTTCCATTCATATTTACCCTAATCCGGTACAGGATTTCATCAACATTGATACCTATGGGAAAATTTCAATGATCTCATTGACAGATGCTGCAGGACGGATGCTTCGTTACAAACTTGAAAAAACGGTTTCAGGATATACTATTCCTTTGAATCATCTTTCCTCCGGAATGTATCTGCTAAAATATAAAGCGGGAGAAACGGAATTCACTAAAAAGATTCTGAAAAAATAA
- a CDS encoding alpha/beta hydrolase family protein: protein MKLIKDFNIKLENPDTKTFLADAFYSETDAKLPLVIFVHGYKGYKDWGAWRLMAEKFAEAGFFFVKFNFSHNGTTVDDPRNFADLEAFGNNNYSKELSDLGVVIDYFSHHPKVDDQKIILIGHSRGGGISIIKTYEDERINGLITLASVDTLERFPKDEALESWKKNGVYYVLNGRTRQEMPHYYQFYENFEQNIHRFDVERATEMAKAYVLVIHGTDDESVSVKNAEHLHILNPNSELFLVENANHTFGSKEPWIENRLPEHLNTVTEKCIEFIQKNIK, encoded by the coding sequence ATGAAATTGATAAAAGACTTTAATATAAAGCTGGAAAATCCCGATACTAAGACATTTCTGGCTGATGCTTTTTATTCTGAAACCGATGCAAAACTACCGCTGGTCATTTTTGTTCATGGTTATAAAGGCTATAAAGATTGGGGAGCCTGGAGGCTTATGGCTGAAAAGTTCGCGGAAGCCGGTTTTTTCTTTGTGAAATTTAATTTTTCCCATAACGGTACAACGGTAGATGACCCCCGTAATTTTGCTGACCTGGAAGCCTTCGGAAATAATAATTATTCTAAAGAACTTTCCGATTTAGGGGTGGTTATCGATTATTTTAGTCATCATCCTAAAGTTGATGATCAGAAGATCATTCTGATCGGTCATAGCAGGGGAGGAGGGATTTCTATTATTAAAACGTATGAAGATGAGAGGATCAACGGGCTGATTACCCTTGCCAGTGTAGATACTCTGGAACGCTTCCCGAAAGATGAGGCTCTTGAAAGCTGGAAGAAAAACGGAGTGTATTATGTCCTGAACGGGCGTACCAGACAGGAGATGCCTCATTACTATCAGTTTTATGAAAACTTTGAACAGAATATTCACCGTTTTGATGTGGAAAGAGCAACTGAAATGGCAAAAGCCTACGTGCTGGTTATCCATGGAACAGATGATGAAAGTGTGAGTGTGAAAAATGCTGAACATCTTCATATTCTCAACCCGAATTCTGAACTCTTTTTAGTAGAAAATGCAAATCATACTTTCGGATCAAAAGAACCGTGGATAGAAAACAGACTTCCGGAACACCTGAATACCGTTACAGAAAAATGTATTGAATTTATCCAAAAAAATATAAAATAA